Proteins encoded by one window of Halomonas sp. SH5A2:
- the iadA gene encoding beta-aspartyl-peptidase yields MMPVVPQEERLLTLLRVGSIHAPEQLEATDILIADGRIAALGRDLEIPTGWPIQVVEARHLIAVPAFIDQHVHVTGGGGEGGCGTRCPEITAHEIASMGIGTVVGVLGTDSISRSPADLLAKVRGLKADGISAYMYTGAYRVPPPTLTGDIQRDLAWIPEVIGLGEIAISDHRSSQPRQDEIERIVSDTRIGAMLAGKRGICHFHLGDGKRGLEPLRRLLSETEIPADQVIPTHVNRHPALLEEAADYALAFNACVDVTAFEEPGDGLSGFDAVSRLLARGVPPERITMSSDCNGSLPEFDTQGAYLGMKVARNTTLIADWQRLVLEDVLPLEAALGLISTSVARVLGLHASKGRLAVGFEADVVLLDSELQPQLTFVAGKKIYDVRRL; encoded by the coding sequence ATGATGCCCGTCGTACCTCAGGAAGAAAGGCTGCTGACCCTGCTGCGGGTGGGCAGCATCCACGCGCCGGAGCAGCTTGAAGCCACCGATATCCTGATTGCGGACGGCCGGATCGCCGCCCTGGGGCGTGACCTTGAGATTCCCACAGGCTGGCCCATCCAGGTAGTCGAGGCGCGTCACCTTATCGCCGTGCCCGCTTTTATCGATCAGCACGTTCACGTGACTGGCGGCGGCGGGGAAGGTGGCTGTGGCACCCGCTGCCCGGAAATCACCGCCCACGAGATCGCCTCGATGGGAATCGGTACGGTAGTAGGGGTGCTGGGCACCGACAGTATCAGCCGTTCTCCGGCGGACCTTTTAGCCAAGGTGCGCGGGCTCAAGGCCGACGGTATATCGGCCTACATGTACACCGGCGCGTATCGCGTCCCCCCGCCTACGCTGACCGGCGATATCCAGCGTGACCTGGCCTGGATACCCGAGGTCATCGGCCTGGGCGAAATCGCTATTTCAGACCATCGCTCCAGCCAGCCGCGCCAGGATGAAATCGAACGTATCGTCAGTGATACCCGCATCGGTGCCATGCTCGCCGGCAAGCGGGGTATCTGCCATTTCCACCTCGGCGACGGCAAGCGGGGATTGGAACCGCTGCGTCGCCTTCTCTCCGAGACCGAGATTCCCGCTGATCAAGTGATTCCCACCCATGTGAATCGCCATCCCGCCTTGCTCGAAGAAGCCGCAGATTATGCGCTCGCCTTCAACGCCTGTGTCGACGTCACCGCCTTTGAAGAACCTGGCGATGGACTTTCAGGCTTTGACGCAGTATCTCGATTGCTGGCGCGCGGTGTTCCCCCCGAGCGTATTACCATGAGTTCTGACTGCAACGGCAGTTTGCCCGAATTCGATACCCAGGGGGCCTACCTGGGCATGAAGGTGGCCAGGAACACGACGCTGATTGCGGACTGGCAGCGCCTTGTCCTTGAAGATGTACTGCCACTCGAAGCGGCGTTGGGGCTGATTTCGACCAGCGTTGCACGGGTACTAGGTTTACATGCCTCAAAGGGACGTTTGGCGGTTGGATTCGAGGCCGATGTGGTGTTACTCGACAGCGAACTTCAGCCGCAGCTGACCTTCGTGGCGGGGAAAAAAATTTATGATGTTAGACGCTTGTAA